In the Deinococcus ruber genome, CCGAGTTGCAGGCGGCCGTACGCTTCCTCATCCGGCAGCTACAGACCCCAGCGCGGTCGCTGCGCTCGGAGCTGTGCTGCTCCGAAGACGGCCCCTTCGTTCCTTGCGGGGAAAAATCTGAAGCAGCAGCATGGCCTCTAGCGTTTCTGCCCGCGTGACCTGGTGCGGAATGAACCAGCGGGCAGGGACCCGGTACCGCCGAATTGGTCGGCCAGCGCGGCGCTCCACTCTGGTGTGGCATGGCGGCGCTGCTGCAGGGTGCTGGTGGGGTCGTGTGGTGGCCTTGGTCTGGCGCGAGAACCGGCGGGTCGTTCAGGCGTTCGAGCCGTGTCTTAGGCGGGGTTCCTATGCGCAGTGCTGAGGTGACTGGAAGGGGCAGCGGAAAGGGCGCCTTGTGGCGGATGCGCTGATCTGGAGTTGCCAGCGTCAAGGAAGGGCGAGAGGGGCCCCCGAACATGTACCGAGGGTGGGTGGCCTTCTTGGTGTTCAGTCACTTATCGTCCGATGTCTCGCCTTCCGAACAGCGGCGTGACCACCGACAGGCAACCGAATCCCACCAACAGGCAGACGATCAGCGGCGTCACTGCAACAGCCTGTGTGAGGGGAGCGTCGCCCAGGGCGTACGTCCACGGATTGAGCCACGCCAGGTTCCTCAACGCTGCCACCTGTGCGCTCAGGAGATGCACAACCACCAATGCCACCCCCAGCCCCACGCCGAGCCCCGAGGCCAATCCTGCTCGGCCCGTCGCTGCGCCGATGGAGAACGCCAGGGCACCGAATACCCAGGCCCCTCCCGTGTGCAGTGCCGCAGTCTCCAGGACCCGACCCACTGGAAGAGGTGCCTGGAACACCTGTCCCAGCAGCCAGGTTCCGGCGAACAGCACCACGCCCAGTCCGGCGAGCATGACCAGCAGGGCCAGCAGCCGTCCCAACAGCAGGGCTGCGCGTGACAGCGGATGCGTGAGCGGAAATTCCAGGTGCCCCCGCGCTTCCTCGCCGGCGATCAAGGCCGAGCCGGTCAGTCCGGCGAACACGCTGAGCAGCAGCGGCATCAAGCTGAACAGCCGTCCGCCGATGTAACCGGCGGGCGTGGACAGGTCGGTGCCAAACAGCGCACGCACCGACTCGGGGAGCCGCTTCATGATGTCCGAAATGGCAGGGTCGTTCTTGACGGTCGGGTAGAAGGCGAGCACCAGCACGGTGTAGGCCAGTAGGCTTCCTGCCCACCACAGCCAACCGCGCCGCCCATCGCGCAGCGTCTGACGCAGGACTTCAGGCCACATGGCTCGGCTCCGGTACCTGCGCGGTGGGACGGTATTCCTCCAGAAAAGCGTCCTCCAGGCTCGAAGGCACCAAGCTGAACCCGATCAGCGACTCGGCCGCCAGTGCCCGAATGAGGGCCTCCGGATTGCCGCGCCAGAGGCCCGTGAAGTTGAGGCCAGCCAGGTGCGCCTTGCTCATCCCGGGGAGCGTGGTGAGATTCACCATCGGCGGTGCAGCGAAGCGGATCTCAAGGTGCTGCGGCAGACTCGCTTTCAACACGTTCAGGGCATCGACCCGCACCAGTCGGCCTTGCCGGAGAATCGCCACGCGGTCGGCCACGCGTTCCACCTCGCGCAGGACGTGGCTGGAAAGGAACACCGTCCGGCCCTGCGCGCTCGTTTCGCGCAGCACCTCCAGGACCGTTTCCTGTGCAAGTGGGTCGAGGCCGTCTGTCGGTTCATCGAGCAGCAGCACCTCGGGGCGATGCATCAAGGCCAGGACCAGGCCCACCTTCTGCCGGTTGCCTTTACTGAGTGTGCCCAGCTGGGGTGTGAGACGCAGTTCCAAGCGGCTGGCCACCTCGAGGCCATAGCTCACGTCACGGCTTCCACGGAGGCGAGCGGAGCGCTCCAGCAATTCTCGGGCGCTGAGGTCGCGCGGGAGGTGCACGTCACCCGGCAGGTAGCCCACTCGCGCGTGAACCGCCTCGCGCTCGCGCCAGACGTCGCGGCCCATCAGGGTCGCCGTCCCGCTGGTGGGCCGCAGAAACCCCATCAGGGTACGGATGGTGGTTGTCTTGCCCGCGCCATTCGGGCCCAGGAACCCGAAGATCTCGCCGGGCCGGACGGTCAGGTCGAGCGGGTGGAGCCCCAGGTTTGTGCCGTAGAGTTTACTGAGGGCGTGCGTCTCGATGGCGTTCATGGTTGTCTCGCCTCCTCGGCCTGCAGGCGGTGCCATTCATCCAGCAGACCTGGGAACAGGCGCAGCCACAGTTCGTAAAACCCTTTCATCTCGCGGAGCGGCCCTGGATCGGCTCCCTCGGGCAGCACGTTCAATCCTTCCAGGGCGAGGGCGTGAAGCGTCTCCAGTTTGCGGTTGCCCTGTTCGGTCAGGACGGCCCAGGCATTTGGGCGCATACGGAAGCGGTCTGCCCGCTCCCCGCGTTTCGGGGCACGTTCGGCCAGGCCCATGAGGGTCAGGTGGTTGACGGCCGTACTGATGCCTGCTCGGCTGGCGTGCAGCGTGGCGGCCAGTTCGGCCGCGGTCATGCCGTCAGCTGGGGCCGTCAGCAATGCGCCCAGTGTTCGCCCGGCGACTCTCGGCATGCCGAGCATTTCCAGAAATACGCCGGCCCGTTCCACAAACTGCTCGTGTCCGTCCACGTCTGAAGTGTATAACTTTTCAGACATGTCTGAAAATTCTGTCAAAACTGTAGCGGGGTCCAACTGAGAACATGCGCTCTGCCGAAGGAACGAGGTGACGCAGCTCAGGAGAGGACACCGTCACCTCAGGGCAGGGTGAGGGCTTGACGGCGTTGTTTCGGAGGATCCATCAAATCAGTGTGGCGCTGCCCTGAGCGGTGTGCTCAAGGGAGTTGTTCAGATCAGGAGCGACTTGAACGCTTACGTTTTTGCCGGTGGGGATGTGCAGTTTCTCGGCCGTACGAGGAATCTGTGCCTGCGTCAGTCAAGTGGCGGCGCCTCGGGAACGAGCTTTCACAGGTCACCCGCTCCACCTGCTGGAATGGCTGTTGAGGCTGTGGCTTCGAACCGCTCTCGCAGCTGCAGTCTCTCGGTGGCGTTGCAGCAAGCCGTTTCGTACACCGGCGCGCTTACACGGCGACGGCTCGCCACAACCAGCAGCGAACACCGCCGGCGGCCGCTTCCTCGTCTATGTGCCACCGGGAACACCGACAGCGTTCCTAGGGACGCAGCACGTGAGCCATGGGAGTTGAGCACCTCCCGCTGCACGCTGTTCATGACACCCTTACGGAATGTGGTGAATGCAGATCAATGAACACGCACATCCGGGACGGTCACGTAGGCTGCAGACCTATGTCTGCGCGTGAGTCGCTGGAACGTCAGCTGTTATTGGGATTTGTGCTGCCGATTCTCGCCGTCGTCGTGGTCGCTGTCTTCAGTCTGTCGGCCTTCCAGGCTGCTCGTCAGAGTGCTCAGACAGTGACGCATACCCATGAGGTGATTCACCACATCCAGACGCTCCAGACGCTGGAGCAGCAGGTGTTGCTCACCCAGACGGCGGCTGCCCGTGCGGCGTTCAATCAAACATGGACCCGTGTCTTCACGCTCGTACAGGACAATCCGCCTCAGCAACGTCGGCTGCAGAGCTGGCGTGACCACCTCTTTCTGACGGCACTGCCACGCTCTGTGACAGGACCATTGCCAGACAATGTTCGTCTTGCACAGCTCCTCATTGCCACCGAAGACGCCCTGCTGGAGCGTCGTCAGGCCCAGGTGCAGCAGCGCGTCACCTGGGCTCGTTGGAGCATTGTGATTGGGTTGCCGCTCAGTGCCGTGCTGGGTGCAACGCTCGCTGTGCTGATGCTGCGCCGTGTGCGGCGTTTGACGGTTCCGCTATTGGCGGCCACGACCCGCGTGCAGGCGGGATCAGTGTCCGTATTCCGGTGAGGGGTCACGACGAGTTGAGCGTGATCGCCCGGCACTTCAACGAGATGACGGCGTCTCTACAGCGAACCCTGACGGAGCAGCAGACGTTGCAGCAGACGCTGGAATCACGGGTTGATGCGCTGGTGCAGGCTGGGACCACTGAGCTGTTTCATCTGAATCACCTCGGCGTGTTTATTCAGGCGTGTGAGCGACTGTCCGAAGCGGCGGACGTGATTCCTCAGGTGGCACCCGCGCTGTTTCCCTTTGGCGGCAGCGTGTTGCTCCTGACACCCTCCGGGAATGCGCTCGAGCCGTTCGCCCATTGGGGAGCGGCAGGGACAGGCAGTGCGTGGCTTCCGGACGAATGCTGGGCTTCCAGGCTCGGGACCACCCATGCAGCGGCCCCCGGTCTGCATCTGCCGCGCTGCACCCACGATTCGACCAGCCAGGCGACCCTGTGCCTTCCCCTGGGTGCCCAGAGCGAGATGCTGGGCATCGTCACGCTCCAGTTCAGTGACGCCCCAGCCTTGCAGGCGGCTCAGGAACTGGCGCAGCGCTTCGCTGATCGCCTCTCCCTCTCGCTTGCGAATGTGCGCCTGCAGGAAACGCTGCGGCAGCAGAGTGTCCGTGACCCACTGACAGGCCTGTACAACCGTCGGTACTTTGAGGAGATCGGGATGCAGGAACTGCTCCGGGCACGCCGCCACCAGCAGCCTCTCAGCGTCGTGATGCTCGACGTGGATCACTTCAAGCTGTTCAATGACCAGTACGGACATGGAGTTGGAGACCTGGTTCTGCGGCGACTTGCGCACCATCTCGGGCACTTGTTTCAGGACGAGATCGTGTGCCGGTACGGCGGTGAGGAATTCATCATTCTGCTGCCGAAGTGTGACGCGCAGGCCGCGTCTGAACGCGCTGAGAACCTGCGCGCTGCCGTGCAGGGCATGACCATCCTGACGCCTCACAGCAGCCGCCTGAGCGTGACCGTCTCCATCGGTGTCACCGAATCCCAGCCGCACGAGATGGACCTCGCCTCTGTGGTGAGACGGGCCGATCAGGCGCTGTACCGTGCCAAACACCTGGGACGGAATCAGGTGGTGTCGTCTGTCACAGCCGCTTCATGAACATTCCAGTCAGCGCCGAACGAATCCTCAAGCGTCTCTGTCCAGGCTAGCAACCCCCGCTCTCCACTCACCCTGCAAGGATCTTCCTGCCTGCGTGGAAAGCCACGCCCCCGGGAGGGAAAGAACTGTAGACAGGGAACAAGAGCGGGTGTCTGGGAAACGGGATTGGCAAGGCCTCCCCTGCCTCTTGACGTGTGGAGCGGCGCTCACAGGACGAGGGGGCCTTCTGAATGTTACGGCTGAGCGCCGGGAGGCACGTCACCTTTACCCCGCGCAGGGCTGATGTACAGGTCTGCGTGACGTGGTCAGTTCAAGAAACGAGCTGTCTGGAATGCAGACAGGTTGTCGTAGGAGCCGTCTCGTTGGGAGAGGAATTGTCGAGTCTGAGGGAAGCGAAATGCCTGTGAAGACGGTGGAAACGGGGTGTTGGCTGGGACGTGTTGGACTCCCCCAGGCAGGGCTTCAACCCACTGGTCTGGAGGCTGCTGTGGTCCAGTGGGTGCCCACCTGACTGCAGCCGCGCGTTCAGCACGGCGTCGTTCTGGGAGCGAAACCGCTCCGAAACGTGCGCGTCACAGGCACCTGCTTGAGGTGATTGAGGGCTGTTGAAGTGCCTTGCCGTCGGAGAGGAGCTGCAGTGCCGAGGAGCGGGCGCATGCAGGGGTCGCCCCTCTTGGCAGCAGGCGGTGGTTGCCTCTACACTGGAGCACGTCAGACAACCTGTGTGCATGATGTGGTCGCCCCATGGGTGCATCAGCTGCATCTCTTTGGAAGCCCTTCCATCGCGTCGCCAGTGTGACTGGCCGGGAGGTTCCCTTATGACCATGACGCATCCGTTCCGCTGGCGCCGCGCTGCTGGCCTTACCCCTGCTCCTGGCTGCCTGCGGCTCCACAGAGCCTCCGACCACAAATGGAAGCGCTTCCAGACAGGTGCAGCCGCAGAGCATTCCCGCCAGCGCACTCGACACCTGGCGCAAACAGGTCATCTACCTCCTGCTCCCCGACCGCTTCGCCAACGGCAACACCGCCAATGACAACCT is a window encoding:
- a CDS encoding ABC transporter permease subunit encodes the protein MWPEVLRQTLRDGRRGWLWWAGSLLAYTVLVLAFYPTVKNDPAISDIMKRLPESVRALFGTDLSTPAGYIGGRLFSLMPLLLSVFAGLTGSALIAGEEARGHLEFPLTHPLSRAALLLGRLLALLVMLAGLGVVLFAGTWLLGQVFQAPLPVGRVLETAALHTGGAWVFGALAFSIGAATGRAGLASGLGVGLGVALVVVHLLSAQVAALRNLAWLNPWTYALGDAPLTQAVAVTPLIVCLLVGFGCLSVVTPLFGRRDIGR
- a CDS encoding ABC transporter ATP-binding protein; translation: MNAIETHALSKLYGTNLGLHPLDLTVRPGEIFGFLGPNGAGKTTTIRTLMGFLRPTSGTATLMGRDVWREREAVHARVGYLPGDVHLPRDLSARELLERSARLRGSRDVSYGLEVASRLELRLTPQLGTLSKGNRQKVGLVLALMHRPEVLLLDEPTDGLDPLAQETVLEVLRETSAQGRTVFLSSHVLREVERVADRVAILRQGRLVRVDALNVLKASLPQHLEIRFAAPPMVNLTTLPGMSKAHLAGLNFTGLWRGNPEALIRALAAESLIGFSLVPSSLEDAFLEEYRPTAQVPEPSHVA
- a CDS encoding GbsR/MarR family transcriptional regulator; this translates as MSEKLYTSDVDGHEQFVERAGVFLEMLGMPRVAGRTLGALLTAPADGMTAAELAATLHASRAGISTAVNHLTLMGLAERAPKRGERADRFRMRPNAWAVLTEQGNRKLETLHALALEGLNVLPEGADPGPLREMKGFYELWLRLFPGLLDEWHRLQAEEARQP
- a CDS encoding diguanylate cyclase, which encodes MIARHFNEMTASLQRTLTEQQTLQQTLESRVDALVQAGTTELFHLNHLGVFIQACERLSEAADVIPQVAPALFPFGGSVLLLTPSGNALEPFAHWGAAGTGSAWLPDECWASRLGTTHAAAPGLHLPRCTHDSTSQATLCLPLGAQSEMLGIVTLQFSDAPALQAAQELAQRFADRLSLSLANVRLQETLRQQSVRDPLTGLYNRRYFEEIGMQELLRARRHQQPLSVVMLDVDHFKLFNDQYGHGVGDLVLRRLAHHLGHLFQDEIVCRYGGEEFIILLPKCDAQAASERAENLRAAVQGMTILTPHSSRLSVTVSIGVTESQPHEMDLASVVRRADQALYRAKHLGRNQVVSSVTAAS